In bacterium, one genomic interval encodes:
- a CDS encoding helicase associated domain-containing protein: MARQSVDWEDMFRALEAYSKEHGDCQVPANWKKNLQLGRWVAMQRYRHKIGELTKSYVVRLTKIGFVWSPADKVWNDMYQRLVKYKKKHGHCDVPSSCPSEPDLANWVANQRHRKKMNSLAAGRVTQLEEAGFVWSVYGKQQREKVMEVKRKTAPVQALTSAPVSEERLYQISGEYIQYNGTGEMPPRLAKYVQLHNGNLPSCIILPRMPLVFRLGGSDSAGIPALKIKWAGKGPLPEDVLEYLNETGALPPHGP; encoded by the coding sequence ATGGCGCGTCAGAGTGTTGATTGGGAAGATATGTTTCGCGCACTTGAAGCGTATAGTAAGGAGCATGGGGACTGTCAGGTTCCCGCTAACTGGAAAAAGAATCTCCAGCTTGGGCGGTGGGTGGCGATGCAGCGATATCGTCATAAAATCGGAGAGCTCACAAAATCCTATGTGGTTCGTTTAACTAAAATCGGTTTTGTTTGGTCGCCCGCTGATAAAGTCTGGAACGACATGTATCAACGGTTGGTGAAATACAAGAAGAAACATGGTCATTGTGATGTGCCTTCTTCGTGTCCTTCGGAACCTGATCTGGCAAATTGGGTGGCAAATCAACGACATCGCAAGAAAATGAACTCCCTTGCCGCTGGTCGGGTTACGCAACTGGAAGAAGCCGGGTTTGTTTGGTCGGTTTACGGGAAGCAGCAGCGAGAGAAAGTGATGGAAGTCAAGCGCAAGACGGCTCCCGTTCAGGCATTGACTTCCGCGCCGGTGAGTGAAGAGCGTCTTTATCAGATTAGCGGTGAGTATATTCAATATAATGGAACTGGGGAGATGCCTCCTCGACTTGCAAAATATGTTCAGCTTCATAATGGGAATTTACCTTCATGTATTATTTTGCCCCGCATGCCCTTGGTTTTTAGGCTTGGGGGGAGCGATTCCGCAGGGATTCCTGCGCTGAAGATCAAATGGGCTGGCAAGGGGCCGCTCCCTGAGGATGTGCTCGAGTACCTGAATGAGACAGGGGCGCTGCCGCCTCATGGTCCGTAA
- a CDS encoding ATPase, T2SS/T4P/T4SS family yields the protein MSTVSHSSRISDILLRRGSMSAEALQQAQEQAQSLSIRLEKYLQDNSLITPTEATLCLAEYLRMAPITLAHFTPSPQLLETIPADILRKHQAVPIMKVGGLLVVALGDPFDVMAVDELHVISGLQIMPLVAGEKDIQDALARALAPAESSNIDLEDIMRDSDDDIEVGKEDKQELSLEEIMESAEGAPVIRMVNMMLVEALRTKASDIHIEPQEKTLRLRYRIDGSLRERPSPPKSYQPAIISRIKIMSDMDIAERRIPQDGRFRIKALGKEVDIRVSALPSIHGEKIVMRVLDKSALFPSLSGLGLDEHAYAAFAYAIAQPHGIILVTGPTGSGKTTTLYSCLQELNKIDVNIVTCEDPVEYQLAGVNQVQINAVGLTFAAALRSILRQDPDIVLVGEIRDGETAEIAVKAALTGHLVLSTLHTNDAAGAITRLIDMGIPPFLMASSMILSQAQRLFRKLCTACRTQVELPLDVLRANKIDPEFFRDPNNPGGAGFVPVFKAVGCPKCNGSGYKGRGAIMEVLPVTERIKEMIMKGATSGEIREAAQEEGMLTLKQAGLKKVKEGVTSLEDAMELTGGE from the coding sequence ATGAGTACGGTTTCACATAGTTCTAGAATTTCCGATATTTTACTCCGTCGCGGCAGTATGTCGGCCGAAGCGCTGCAACAGGCGCAGGAGCAGGCGCAGTCGCTTTCAATACGACTTGAGAAATATCTGCAGGATAACTCGTTAATTACGCCGACGGAGGCGACGCTGTGTCTGGCGGAATATCTGCGGATGGCGCCCATCACGCTGGCGCATTTTACTCCGAGCCCCCAGCTCCTTGAAACCATTCCCGCTGATATCTTGCGAAAACACCAGGCTGTGCCGATCATGAAAGTGGGTGGGCTTTTGGTGGTTGCATTAGGGGATCCGTTTGATGTGATGGCGGTGGATGAGCTCCATGTGATTTCCGGGCTCCAGATCATGCCGCTGGTCGCGGGTGAAAAGGATATCCAGGACGCCCTTGCGCGAGCCTTGGCTCCGGCGGAGTCCAGTAATATTGATCTCGAAGATATCATGCGCGATTCCGATGATGATATCGAAGTCGGAAAAGAGGATAAGCAGGAGCTCAGTCTTGAGGAAATCATGGAGAGCGCTGAGGGGGCGCCTGTCATCCGGATGGTGAATATGATGCTGGTGGAGGCGTTGCGTACGAAGGCCAGCGATATTCATATTGAGCCGCAGGAAAAAACGCTGAGGCTCAGGTATCGAATTGATGGGTCGCTGAGAGAGCGGCCAAGTCCCCCGAAGAGTTATCAGCCTGCCATTATTTCCCGTATCAAGATTATGTCTGATATGGATATTGCGGAACGGCGTATCCCGCAAGATGGTCGCTTCCGGATTAAGGCGCTGGGGAAGGAAGTGGATATCCGGGTCAGTGCGCTTCCCTCCATCCATGGGGAGAAAATCGTTATGCGTGTGCTCGACAAGAGCGCCCTATTTCCCAGTCTCAGTGGGTTAGGTCTCGATGAGCATGCCTATGCCGCTTTTGCCTATGCGATCGCTCAGCCACATGGAATCATTCTGGTAACGGGTCCCACCGGAAGCGGGAAAACGACTACCCTGTACTCCTGTCTGCAGGAATTGAACAAAATTGATGTGAATATTGTGACCTGCGAAGACCCTGTTGAATATCAATTGGCGGGTGTCAATCAGGTGCAAATCAATGCGGTGGGGTTAACCTTTGCTGCCGCCTTGCGCTCCATTCTGCGGCAGGATCCGGATATTGTGCTGGTAGGCGAAATCCGTGATGGTGAAACGGCTGAAATCGCGGTAAAGGCCGCGCTTACCGGTCACTTGGTGCTCAGTACGTTGCATACGAATGATGCAGCCGGTGCCATTACCCGACTGATCGATATGGGGATTCCGCCTTTCCTGATGGCGTCCTCCATGATTTTGTCGCAAGCACAGCGACTTTTCCGCAAGCTCTGTACCGCATGTCGGACGCAAGTGGAACTGCCGCTGGATGTGCTCAGGGCCAATAAGATCGATCCGGAGTTTTTCAGGGATCCCAATAATCCAGGGGGGGCTGGTTTCGTGCCCGTTTTTAAGGCTGTCGGCTGTCCAAAATGTAACGGGTCAGGGTACAAGGGGCGGGGTGCCATTATGGAGGTGTTGCCGGTTACCGAGCGTATCAAGGAGATGATTATGAAAGGCGCGACTAGCGGGGAAATCCGTGAGGCGGCGCAGGAGGAGGGGATGTTGACGCTCAAACAGGCCGGATTGAAGAAGGTGAAAGAGGGTGTGACCTCGCTTGAGGATGCCATGGAGCTTACGGGTGGTGAATAA
- a CDS encoding type II secretion system F family protein: MSPLLRSGGTGKPVGAIGSLAPKVAQKPALNTSAKKPVAAQVVRTTRKGVGKVRGANKIVQKDLAPFSRQMAAMLSAGMPIVAALETLEEQAANPNFKIVIGSLKRNIEGGSSFSESLQQIPDVFDVLYVNMVRAGEQSGQFAETMRRIGDLLEATARLRRKVKSAMTYPVVVLSLSLIIASGMIIFIVPVFAGMFNDFGGKLPAPTQFLVDLSAGIKKYAAIIIPAIMLTIWGFKRWKKTASGAWAMDRMALKAPVFGLLTQKVAIARFSRTLSQLVQSGVPILNALEIVAKAANNLVIESAIMDARKAVEHGDTLSSGLEGKDCIPKLVVRMLSAGEKTGKVDEMLGSVADTYDDEVEAMLASLTSLLEPLLMVFLGVVIGGIVVCMFLPIFKMVDVIK, encoded by the coding sequence ATGAGTCCTTTGCTGCGTTCAGGAGGAACTGGGAAACCCGTCGGGGCGATTGGTTCGTTGGCGCCAAAGGTGGCTCAAAAACCGGCTTTGAATACGAGCGCCAAAAAACCGGTTGCCGCTCAGGTAGTCAGAACAACTCGTAAAGGTGTAGGGAAAGTCCGGGGTGCGAATAAAATTGTTCAGAAGGATCTGGCTCCATTTTCCCGGCAGATGGCCGCCATGTTGTCGGCGGGTATGCCGATTGTCGCAGCGCTGGAAACTTTGGAGGAGCAGGCGGCCAACCCCAATTTTAAAATCGTCATAGGTTCGTTGAAACGGAATATTGAAGGGGGCTCCTCTTTCTCTGAAAGTCTTCAGCAGATACCGGATGTGTTCGACGTGCTTTATGTGAATATGGTTCGGGCAGGGGAACAGAGCGGGCAGTTTGCGGAAACCATGCGACGTATCGGCGATTTGCTCGAGGCTACCGCACGTCTACGGCGCAAGGTGAAGTCTGCAATGACTTATCCGGTGGTTGTGCTTTCCCTCTCTTTGATCATTGCCAGCGGTATGATCATTTTCATCGTGCCGGTTTTTGCGGGTATGTTTAATGATTTTGGCGGAAAATTGCCTGCTCCTACTCAATTTCTCGTGGACCTGAGCGCAGGAATCAAAAAGTATGCAGCTATTATTATTCCCGCGATTATGCTCACCATTTGGGGCTTTAAGCGCTGGAAGAAAACCGCCTCAGGCGCATGGGCCATGGATCGCATGGCCTTAAAAGCCCCGGTGTTCGGGTTGCTTACTCAAAAAGTCGCGATTGCTCGTTTTTCCCGTACTCTCAGTCAGTTGGTTCAAAGCGGGGTGCCTATCTTGAACGCGCTTGAAATCGTTGCTAAAGCGGCCAACAATCTGGTGATTGAGTCAGCCATTATGGATGCCCGCAAAGCGGTTGAACATGGGGATACGCTTTCGTCTGGTTTAGAGGGCAAGGATTGTATTCCAAAGTTGGTCGTGCGCATGCTCTCTGCCGGAGAGAAAACAGGTAAAGTTGACGAAATGCTGGGAAGTGTGGCGGACACCTATGATGACGAGGTAGAGGCTATGTTGGCTTCCCTGACCTCCCTGTTGGAGCCATTATTGATGGTATTTCTCGGGGTAGTTATCGGAGGCATTGTGGTTTGTATGTTCCTGCCAATATTCAAGATGGTTGACGTCATCAAGTAA